In Haloterrigena turkmenica DSM 5511, a single genomic region encodes these proteins:
- a CDS encoding NAD-dependent epimerase/dehydratase family protein — protein MNDTDATVLVTGGTGFIGSYVVQDLLEHGHDVVAYDLSTDTEILEKLGVADDVDVRRGDVSEPTDVIRAVKETGTTHIVHLAALLTTTARENPRSAADVNVMGTNNVFEAARTLDDQIERVAWASSAAVYAPPHNYDAEWIDEDELVYPDTLYGATKEYNEHQARVYHEDYGLDHVALRPTVAYGPYRETGGSAFLANIIEKPALGESYSVEYGDQAIDWQHVEDIAQAFRKAAFTPEDELSQRVYNVRGVLATVREAAETVESILPDADVDVSDDGELPWTQNLDMTKAQEDLGYEVQYDLESGFRKYVDVLRDEAGLDPI, from the coding sequence AACCGGCGGAACCGGCTTCATCGGTTCCTACGTGGTACAGGACCTGCTCGAACACGGCCACGACGTCGTCGCGTACGACCTCTCGACGGACACGGAGATCCTCGAGAAACTCGGCGTCGCCGACGACGTGGACGTTCGACGCGGCGACGTCTCCGAGCCGACCGACGTGATCCGCGCGGTCAAGGAGACGGGAACGACCCACATCGTCCACCTCGCAGCGCTGCTGACGACGACGGCGCGCGAGAACCCCCGAAGCGCGGCCGACGTGAACGTCATGGGGACGAACAACGTCTTCGAGGCGGCGCGCACGCTCGACGATCAGATCGAGCGCGTCGCGTGGGCGTCCTCGGCGGCGGTCTACGCCCCGCCGCACAACTACGACGCGGAGTGGATCGACGAGGACGAACTCGTCTATCCGGACACGCTCTACGGCGCGACCAAGGAGTACAACGAACACCAGGCCCGGGTCTACCACGAGGACTACGGCCTCGACCACGTCGCGCTCCGGCCGACGGTCGCCTACGGCCCCTACCGCGAGACCGGCGGCTCGGCGTTTCTCGCAAACATCATCGAGAAACCCGCCCTCGGAGAGTCCTACAGCGTCGAGTACGGCGATCAGGCGATCGACTGGCAGCACGTCGAGGACATCGCCCAGGCGTTTCGGAAGGCGGCGTTTACGCCCGAAGACGAGCTGTCGCAGCGAGTCTACAACGTCCGCGGCGTGCTCGCGACGGTCCGCGAAGCCGCCGAGACCGTCGAGTCGATCCTGCCCGACGCCGACGTCGACGTCTCGGACGACGGCGAACTCCCCTGGACGCAGAACCTCGACATGACGAAGGCCCAAGAGGATCTCGGGTACGAGGTCCAGTACGACCTCGAGTCGGGCTTCCGGAAGTACGTCGACGTCTTGCGCGACGAAGCGGGTCTTGATCCGATCTGA
- a CDS encoding M24 family metallopeptidase, which produces MTFYERDFMEGTRGTQAVDWEQRIDTQRLREERKEKALERLRETDLGAMLLVSDPNIRYVTGLAMTGGSGADHYTLLTENGDIVHWDTADHASNQRFNCPWLHDIRYACPGLGNVPRASGSPSARQFLRSTMAETVHEAMEEYGVADEKLGVDVGNRGLLEALEDRGLETDPGTAQSVMEDARKVKTEDEIECLRQVAAICEAGFQRIADTAKPGKRENEVWGEAVEELWRHGAFVGGGYLTSGPNTWPKHQANTTDRAIRPGDLVYADFYNIGYLGYRSCYYRTFSMGEPTDEQREAYETARDNLYDVLERIEPGATTDEIAEGFPNMEGEHADYYDADEHWQLTTNHWAHGLGLQLYEVPLIWRGLSPDHPIEIEEGMAMAVETQEPAGRQGVRVEEMVVVRESGVEILSQWPVEEITVIDY; this is translated from the coding sequence ATGACGTTCTACGAGCGGGACTTCATGGAAGGAACGCGCGGCACGCAGGCCGTCGACTGGGAGCAGCGAATCGACACGCAGCGGCTTCGCGAGGAACGCAAGGAGAAAGCGCTCGAGCGCCTCCGGGAGACGGATCTCGGCGCGATGCTGCTCGTTTCGGACCCCAACATCCGGTACGTCACCGGACTGGCGATGACCGGCGGCAGCGGCGCGGACCACTACACGCTCCTGACCGAGAACGGCGACATCGTCCACTGGGACACCGCCGACCACGCGAGCAATCAGCGGTTCAACTGCCCCTGGCTGCACGACATCCGCTACGCCTGTCCGGGACTCGGGAACGTTCCGCGGGCCTCGGGCAGCCCGTCGGCTCGGCAGTTCCTGCGCTCGACGATGGCCGAGACGGTCCACGAGGCCATGGAGGAGTACGGCGTCGCCGACGAGAAACTCGGCGTCGACGTCGGCAACCGAGGACTGCTCGAGGCCCTCGAGGATCGCGGCCTCGAAACCGATCCGGGAACGGCGCAGTCGGTGATGGAGGACGCCCGAAAGGTCAAGACCGAAGACGAGATCGAGTGCCTGCGTCAGGTCGCGGCGATCTGCGAGGCCGGCTTCCAGCGGATCGCGGACACGGCGAAGCCGGGCAAGCGCGAGAACGAGGTCTGGGGAGAGGCGGTCGAGGAACTGTGGCGTCACGGCGCGTTCGTCGGCGGCGGCTACCTCACCTCCGGGCCGAACACGTGGCCGAAACACCAGGCGAACACGACCGACCGGGCGATCCGCCCCGGCGATCTCGTCTACGCCGACTTCTATAACATCGGCTACCTCGGCTACCGATCGTGTTATTACCGCACCTTCTCGATGGGCGAGCCGACCGACGAGCAGCGAGAGGCCTACGAAACGGCTCGAGACAACCTCTACGACGTCCTCGAGCGAATCGAACCCGGCGCGACGACCGACGAGATCGCCGAGGGGTTCCCGAACATGGAGGGCGAGCACGCCGACTACTACGACGCCGACGAGCACTGGCAGCTGACCACGAACCACTGGGCCCACGGGCTCGGACTCCAGCTGTACGAGGTGCCGCTGATCTGGCGCGGCCTCTCGCCCGACCATCCCATCGAGATCGAGGAGGGGATGGCGATGGCCGTCGAGACCCAGGAGCCGGCCGGCCGGCAGGGCGTTCGCGTCGAGGAGATGGTCGTCGTCCGCGAGAGCGGCGTCGAAATCCTGAGCCAGTGGCCGGTCGAGGAGATCACCGTCATCGATTACTAG
- a CDS encoding LLM class flavin-dependent oxidoreductase, with product MKLGTGLFTAQQRPDDDREASDLYDEIRTLTREIEAAGLDSAWVSEHHFADDGYLSATMPTLGAMAAETDDLEIGSCVALGPLYDPIRLAEDAATVDLLADGRLTLGLAIGSNPREFDVFGVPRDERAERLVDLVPFLRSAWSGGDLEYDSAFHDVPTDVSITPKPTDESVPIMLGGGAKPAVRRAARIGDAWCAPSALSVEGVRKRVEDIRRVREEGLEDDFTIYVLQHGWVGDSREDAWETMRDGYFYLQRRYAEIFSGESVDELEAERKRELKEQAVFGTPEQVVDELERYREALGDDVHFILRTYYPGTGTEEMIDCVHRLGSEVAPELE from the coding sequence ATGAAACTCGGGACGGGCCTGTTCACCGCCCAGCAGCGGCCGGACGACGACCGCGAGGCGAGCGACCTGTACGACGAGATACGCACGCTGACCCGCGAAATCGAGGCCGCGGGCCTCGACAGCGCCTGGGTATCGGAACACCACTTCGCCGACGACGGCTACCTCTCGGCGACGATGCCGACCCTGGGTGCGATGGCCGCCGAGACGGACGACCTCGAGATCGGGAGCTGCGTCGCGCTCGGACCGCTGTACGACCCGATCAGGCTCGCGGAGGACGCCGCCACCGTCGATCTGCTCGCCGACGGCCGACTGACGCTGGGGCTCGCGATCGGCTCGAACCCGCGGGAGTTCGACGTCTTCGGCGTCCCGCGGGACGAGCGGGCAGAGCGGCTCGTCGACCTCGTGCCGTTCCTCCGGAGCGCCTGGAGCGGGGGCGACCTCGAGTACGATTCCGCGTTCCACGACGTGCCGACGGACGTTTCGATCACGCCGAAACCAACCGACGAATCGGTCCCGATCATGCTCGGCGGCGGCGCGAAGCCGGCCGTCCGTCGGGCGGCTCGGATCGGCGACGCGTGGTGTGCCCCCTCAGCGCTCTCGGTCGAGGGCGTTCGCAAGCGCGTCGAGGACATCCGCCGCGTCCGGGAGGAGGGCCTCGAGGACGACTTCACGATCTACGTCCTCCAGCATGGCTGGGTCGGCGACTCCCGCGAAGACGCCTGGGAGACGATGCGGGACGGCTACTTCTACCTCCAGCGGCGGTACGCGGAGATCTTCTCCGGCGAGTCCGTCGACGAACTCGAGGCCGAGCGCAAGCGAGAACTGAAAGAGCAGGCCGTCTTCGGCACGCCGGAGCAAGTAGTCGACGAACTCGAGCGGTATCGCGAGGCGCTCGGCGACGACGTCCACTTCATCCTCCGGACGTACTACCCGGGCACCGGCACGGAAGAGATGATCGACTGCGTCCATCGGCTCGGAAGCGAGGTAGCGCCGGAACTCGAGTAG
- a CDS encoding PaaI family thioesterase, giving the protein MDIEAFFEGMPFASLLGIDVTDCEDGHAEGRLEMSEDLSWNEDRLMAHGGVTFTLADTVGGAALVSLVEQPVPTIDMRIDYLNAGTGDLYAEADVVRCGSDVGVVDVDVYAENGGESPEDADAVGTHIADARGVYKTG; this is encoded by the coding sequence ATGGACATCGAAGCCTTCTTCGAGGGCATGCCGTTCGCCTCCCTGCTCGGGATCGACGTCACCGACTGCGAGGACGGGCACGCCGAGGGCCGCCTCGAGATGAGCGAGGACCTCTCGTGGAACGAGGACCGGCTGATGGCCCACGGCGGCGTCACGTTCACCCTCGCGGACACCGTCGGCGGCGCGGCGCTGGTCTCGCTGGTCGAGCAACCCGTCCCGACGATCGACATGCGGATCGACTACCTCAACGCCGGCACCGGCGACCTCTACGCGGAAGCCGACGTCGTGCGCTGCGGGAGCGACGTCGGCGTCGTCGACGTGGACGTCTACGCCGAAAACGGCGGGGAGTCTCCCGAAGACGCCGACGCCGTCGGGACGCACATCGCCGACGCGCGCGGGGTCTACAAGACTGGCTGA
- the paaK gene encoding phenylacetate--CoA ligase PaaK, whose amino-acid sequence MSETIQHTRREELRELQSERLRETVAYAYENVPFYREALDEAGVAPSDIEQIDDVRTLPFTTKEDFRDEYPDGLFAVDDADIRRIHASSGTTGKPKIVAYTEDDLELWDEVMARSMDAAGLDPGETFQNAYGYGLFTGGLGFHGGAEAFGATVIPASGGNTQRQVELARDLESDAIGCTPSYALYFAETAEEMDVDPRELPLSTVLYGAEPCTEPMREEIEERLDATGIENYGLSELIGPGVAVECHEAQDGMHIWEDHFYPEVVDPRTGEVLPEGEEGELVLTSLTKEALPVLRYRTGDLTTLTTDECACGRTMVRMDGVTGRADDLIIVRGVNLYPSEIEAVVLEFEAVAPYYRIDLEREDNLDTLELTIELQEAFDGDRDRLRSEILERLQNALSFTPDELELVESGTLERTEVGKVKRVYDHR is encoded by the coding sequence ATGTCAGAGACTATCCAGCACACTCGTCGGGAGGAGCTGCGGGAACTGCAATCCGAACGACTCCGCGAAACCGTCGCGTACGCCTACGAGAACGTCCCCTTTTACCGGGAGGCCCTGGACGAGGCCGGCGTCGCGCCGTCGGACATCGAGCAGATCGACGACGTCCGAACGCTTCCGTTCACGACGAAAGAGGACTTCCGCGACGAGTATCCCGACGGCCTCTTCGCCGTCGACGACGCCGACATCCGGCGGATCCACGCCTCCTCGGGTACGACGGGCAAACCCAAGATCGTCGCCTACACCGAGGACGACCTCGAGCTGTGGGACGAGGTGATGGCGCGATCGATGGACGCCGCGGGCCTCGATCCGGGCGAGACGTTTCAGAACGCCTACGGCTACGGGCTCTTTACCGGCGGGCTCGGCTTCCACGGCGGCGCCGAAGCGTTCGGGGCGACGGTGATCCCCGCGAGCGGCGGGAACACCCAGCGCCAGGTCGAACTCGCACGCGACCTCGAGAGCGACGCGATCGGCTGTACGCCGTCGTACGCGCTGTACTTCGCCGAGACGGCCGAGGAGATGGACGTCGATCCGCGCGAACTGCCGCTCTCGACGGTGCTCTACGGCGCCGAACCCTGTACGGAACCGATGCGCGAGGAGATCGAAGAGCGCCTCGACGCGACCGGTATCGAGAACTACGGGCTCTCCGAACTGATCGGTCCGGGCGTCGCCGTCGAGTGTCACGAGGCCCAGGACGGGATGCACATCTGGGAGGATCACTTCTACCCCGAGGTCGTCGATCCCCGAACCGGCGAGGTCCTCCCGGAGGGCGAGGAGGGCGAACTCGTGCTCACGTCGCTTACGAAGGAGGCGTTACCAGTGCTCCGCTACCGCACCGGCGACCTCACCACGCTCACGACCGACGAGTGTGCGTGCGGCCGCACGATGGTCCGAATGGACGGCGTCACCGGCCGCGCCGATGATCTCATCATCGTGCGCGGCGTCAACCTCTATCCCAGCGAGATCGAGGCCGTCGTCCTCGAGTTCGAGGCGGTCGCGCCCTACTACCGCATCGACCTCGAGCGCGAGGACAACCTCGACACCCTCGAACTCACGATCGAACTGCAGGAGGCGTTCGACGGCGACCGCGACCGACTCCGGAGCGAGATCCTCGAGCGACTACAGAACGCGCTGTCGTTCACGCCCGACGAACTCGAGTTGGTCGAGTCCGGGACGCTCGAGCGAACGGAGGTCGGGAAGGTCAAACGTGTCTACGACCATCGCTGA
- the paaE gene encoding 1,2-phenylacetyl-CoA epoxidase subunit PaaE has translation MRRDLDPSVTTSGAAEGAECPYCESTDTVREHPKGPSLCRSMHYCNSCEQPFEKFE, from the coding sequence ATGAGACGGGATCTCGATCCGAGCGTGACGACCAGCGGAGCGGCGGAGGGCGCCGAGTGTCCCTACTGCGAGTCGACGGATACCGTCCGCGAACACCCGAAAGGACCGTCGCTCTGCCGGTCGATGCACTACTGTAACAGTTGCGAGCAACCGTTCGAGAAGTTCGAGTAA
- the paaD gene encoding 1,2-phenylacetyl-CoA epoxidase subunit PaaD produces the protein MSSNIPDDTDATPCAYTDYREGESTADLPATGDDATGLAADVWDVLYGIEDPEMPISIVDLGLIYGVDVADGVATVDMTLTYSGCPARDMLTEEVEAAVAAVDGVEDVELRLVWSPEWTVEMVTDQGKDDLREFGLSI, from the coding sequence ATGAGTAGCAATATTCCGGACGACACCGACGCCACGCCCTGTGCCTACACCGACTACCGCGAAGGGGAGTCGACGGCCGACCTCCCCGCGACCGGCGACGACGCGACCGGCCTCGCGGCCGACGTGTGGGACGTCCTCTACGGGATCGAAGACCCCGAGATGCCGATCAGCATCGTCGATCTCGGACTGATCTACGGCGTCGACGTCGCCGACGGGGTCGCGACCGTCGACATGACGCTGACGTACTCGGGCTGTCCCGCTCGAGACATGCTCACGGAGGAGGTCGAAGCCGCGGTCGCCGCCGTCGACGGCGTCGAGGACGTCGAGTTGCGGCTCGTCTGGAGTCCGGAGTGGACCGTCGAGATGGTGACCGACCAGGGCAAAGACGACCTCAGGGAGTTCGGACTCAGCATATGA
- the paaC gene encoding 1,2-phenylacetyl-CoA epoxidase subunit PaaC, which translates to MAANLENPDELDERERTALETLLKRLADDEFVLAERYTEWQVRAPSLESDLALANNAQDELGHARLWYDVLGDVGLEERDLVYERDPGDFRHSTLVELPFEEGDWADAVLRSYLYDVAEDLRLEALVDSAHPKIADRVGKIRSEEEYHLEHAQNWLERLADDGEGRERLQDALDRLFPYAFTLFEPVDPDVEDDIVDLGLRDATLEELGEEWLSIVVPYLESLDLELPVDGRTGGDTDEFEFEVTGDMLPEERGRDGTHTDAWFDLYDEFTHTYRELGRTETTRIMDKPE; encoded by the coding sequence ATGGCGGCGAACCTCGAGAACCCCGACGAACTCGACGAGCGCGAGCGGACGGCCCTCGAGACGCTCCTGAAGCGGCTGGCCGACGACGAGTTCGTGCTGGCCGAGCGCTACACCGAGTGGCAGGTCCGCGCGCCCAGCCTCGAGTCGGACCTCGCGCTGGCGAACAACGCCCAGGACGAACTCGGCCACGCCCGCCTGTGGTACGACGTCCTCGGCGACGTCGGCCTCGAGGAGCGAGACCTCGTCTACGAGCGCGATCCCGGCGACTTCCGGCACAGCACGCTGGTCGAACTCCCCTTCGAGGAGGGCGACTGGGCCGACGCCGTCCTCCGATCGTACCTCTACGACGTCGCCGAGGACCTCCGGCTCGAGGCGCTCGTCGACTCCGCGCACCCGAAGATCGCCGACCGCGTCGGCAAGATCCGAAGCGAGGAGGAGTACCACCTCGAGCACGCCCAGAACTGGCTGGAGCGGCTCGCCGACGACGGCGAGGGTCGCGAACGCCTGCAGGACGCGCTCGATCGGCTGTTCCCGTACGCGTTCACGCTCTTCGAACCCGTCGACCCCGACGTCGAAGACGATATCGTCGACCTCGGGCTTCGCGACGCGACCCTCGAGGAACTCGGCGAGGAGTGGCTGTCGATCGTCGTCCCGTACCTCGAGTCGCTCGACCTCGAGCTGCCGGTGGACGGGCGCACGGGCGGCGATACCGACGAGTTCGAGTTCGAAGTGACCGGGGACATGCTCCCCGAGGAGCGCGGTCGCGACGGAACCCACACCGACGCGTGGTTCGACCTCTACGATGAATTCACCCACACCTACCGCGAACTCGGGCGCACCGAGACGACCAGAATCATGGACAAACCAGAGTGA
- the paaB gene encoding 1,2-phenylacetyl-CoA epoxidase subunit PaaB — protein sequence MIWEVFRQEKTGQYHTHCGNVHASDREMARQFAAIQHGRRKPTNSLWVVPREEIGEIDSEDVAFGGTTDKSYRWATAYNTTGTDASEVVESEDEQATAERQRGDD from the coding sequence ATGATCTGGGAAGTATTCCGCCAGGAGAAAACCGGCCAGTATCACACGCACTGCGGTAACGTCCACGCGTCGGACCGCGAGATGGCCAGGCAGTTCGCGGCCATCCAGCACGGTCGGCGCAAGCCGACCAACAGCCTCTGGGTCGTTCCGCGGGAGGAGATCGGCGAGATCGACTCCGAAGACGTCGCGTTCGGCGGGACGACCGACAAGAGCTACCGGTGGGCGACCGCGTACAACACGACCGGCACGGACGCGAGCGAGGTCGTCGAGTCCGAAGACGAACAGGCGACCGCCGAACGACAGCGGGGTGACGACTGA
- the paaA gene encoding 1,2-phenylacetyl-CoA epoxidase subunit PaaA: MDLETAKERAGPREFSPADDLPEEYRKAATRMIEFHANSEIMGAYLERPFIRQAPSIDRKLAFSAKVQDEIGHGQLLYRAAESLGVKTREEMLDDLANGDGKFLNCFHYPMESWVETPMIAFFVDGAAMRRQATLRRTSWEPYAHAMDKVCFEEGFHVKHGEDILAELMSGSKKEQRMTQEAFEGWWPRIIQFFGPTDDKSTHHDFATSVGLKQQSNDQLRNAFLDQYIPKARKYGLEIPDEPRIRERDDGTYEVEEDDLDWDEFFTIAKNDYEPGLDQINGRKAAQEAVQWVRDTIEGDASAAGGHAPQAAD, from the coding sequence ATGGACCTGGAAACAGCGAAAGAACGCGCGGGGCCGCGGGAGTTCAGCCCCGCCGACGACCTCCCCGAGGAGTACCGGAAAGCGGCCACGCGGATGATCGAGTTCCACGCGAACAGCGAGATCATGGGCGCGTACCTCGAGCGCCCGTTCATCCGCCAGGCGCCGAGCATCGACCGCAAGCTGGCGTTCTCCGCGAAGGTGCAAGACGAGATCGGTCACGGACAGCTGCTCTACCGCGCCGCCGAGTCGCTGGGAGTCAAGACGCGCGAGGAGATGCTGGACGACCTCGCCAACGGCGACGGGAAGTTCTTAAACTGCTTCCACTATCCGATGGAGAGCTGGGTCGAGACGCCGATGATCGCCTTCTTCGTCGATGGCGCGGCGATGCGTCGTCAGGCGACGCTCCGACGGACCAGCTGGGAGCCGTACGCCCACGCGATGGACAAGGTGTGTTTCGAGGAGGGGTTCCACGTCAAACACGGCGAGGACATCCTCGCGGAACTCATGTCGGGGTCGAAGAAGGAACAGCGGATGACTCAGGAGGCCTTCGAGGGGTGGTGGCCCCGCATCATCCAGTTCTTCGGTCCGACCGACGACAAGAGCACCCACCACGACTTCGCGACCTCGGTGGGGCTCAAACAGCAGTCCAACGACCAACTGCGCAACGCGTTCCTCGATCAGTACATCCCCAAGGCCCGAAAGTACGGCCTCGAGATCCCCGACGAGCCCCGGATTCGCGAGCGGGACGACGGCACCTACGAGGTCGAGGAGGACGACCTCGACTGGGACGAGTTCTTCACAATCGCGAAGAACGACTACGAACCCGGTCTGGATCAGATCAACGGCCGCAAGGCCGCACAGGAGGCCGTTCAGTGGGTCCGTGACACGATCGAAGGAGACGCTTCCGCCGCCGGCGGCCACGCGCCGCAGGCGGCCGACTGA
- a CDS encoding helix-turn-helix domain-containing protein: MIDECLAVEFRVQNDDCPLSEATREVDVEIGAQPPQHRSDGYDLLKFSSPKSDRLTRLLDDDDRISYLHVSRTDGRYRYRCLSKEPCVVHRLIDGGLIVETLRYRDGAAMIFGAVVGRDVLKGVMEAAGETVGVTLERVYPLQAEAKESPGHRWDLTPAQEECLRTALEMGYFTIPRNASSEAVADELGISKSAFLERLRRGEAALFRQIFS, encoded by the coding sequence ATGATCGACGAATGTCTCGCGGTCGAATTCCGCGTTCAGAACGACGATTGTCCGCTTTCGGAGGCGACGCGGGAAGTCGACGTCGAGATCGGTGCGCAGCCGCCACAGCACCGCAGCGACGGCTACGATCTCCTCAAGTTCAGTTCGCCCAAGAGCGACCGGCTCACTCGATTACTCGACGACGACGACCGGATCTCGTACCTGCACGTCTCGCGGACAGACGGGCGCTATCGGTACCGCTGCCTGTCGAAAGAGCCCTGTGTCGTCCACCGACTGATCGACGGCGGACTCATCGTCGAGACGCTGCGATACCGCGACGGCGCGGCGATGATCTTCGGCGCGGTCGTCGGCCGCGACGTCCTCAAGGGCGTCATGGAGGCCGCCGGCGAGACCGTCGGGGTCACGCTCGAGCGCGTCTATCCCCTGCAGGCCGAAGCGAAGGAATCCCCCGGCCACCGATGGGACCTCACGCCGGCCCAGGAGGAGTGCCTTCGGACGGCCCTCGAGATGGGGTACTTCACCATCCCCCGGAACGCCTCGTCGGAGGCGGTCGCCGACGAGCTCGGGATCAGTAAATCGGCGTTTCTCGAGCGGCTCCGACGTGGCGAGGCGGCGCTGTTTCGCCAGATCTTCAGCTGA
- the paaI gene encoding hydroxyphenylacetyl-CoA thioesterase PaaI yields the protein MADIETVRRRIESDAYCETLGIELVHLEPGTASTRLEVSEELTNFHGTPHGGAIYSLADAAFAAASNSYGETAVALETNVSYLEAVEVGAVLTATAAETHGGGRTAEYEVVVTDEADDRIATFRGRVYKP from the coding sequence ATGGCAGACATCGAAACGGTTCGTCGGCGCATCGAGAGCGACGCCTACTGCGAGACCCTCGGAATCGAACTCGTCCACCTCGAGCCGGGGACCGCGAGCACCCGCCTCGAAGTGAGCGAGGAGCTGACGAACTTCCACGGCACGCCCCACGGCGGGGCGATCTACTCGCTGGCCGACGCGGCCTTCGCCGCGGCGTCGAACTCCTACGGGGAGACCGCGGTCGCACTGGAGACGAACGTCTCGTACCTCGAAGCCGTCGAGGTCGGCGCCGTCCTCACCGCGACCGCGGCGGAGACCCACGGCGGCGGTCGGACGGCCGAGTACGAGGTCGTCGTCACGGACGAGGCCGACGATCGAATCGCGACGTTTCGAGGACGCGTCTACAAACCGTGA
- a CDS encoding ABC transporter ATP-binding protein — translation MSAEPLLSVDAVDSGYGDTQVLRELSLSIDEGEIVSLVGRNGAGKTTTLRTIMGILNPTSGTVRYRGEDISMLDATETVTRGLALVPEERQIFPELTVRENLQIADHGGASDVDSLSIEEALEMFENLNARTENAGSSLSGGEQQMLAIARALVGGADLILLDEPTEGLAPYIVQDVMDIVRELNDRGITVLLVEQNVHVCLELADRNYVINQGEIVYEGTAEDLEANDEILDRYLGVTA, via the coding sequence ATGAGCGCCGAACCGCTGCTCTCGGTCGACGCGGTCGATTCGGGATACGGGGACACGCAGGTGCTTCGCGAGCTATCGCTCTCGATCGACGAAGGCGAGATCGTCTCGCTGGTGGGCCGCAACGGCGCCGGCAAGACGACGACGCTGCGGACGATCATGGGCATTCTCAATCCGACGAGCGGCACCGTCCGCTATCGAGGCGAGGATATTTCGATGCTCGACGCGACGGAGACGGTCACGCGCGGGCTCGCGCTCGTCCCCGAGGAGCGCCAGATCTTCCCCGAACTGACCGTTCGGGAGAACCTGCAGATCGCCGACCACGGCGGCGCGTCGGACGTCGATTCGCTGTCGATCGAGGAAGCCCTCGAGATGTTCGAGAACCTGAACGCGCGGACGGAGAACGCCGGCTCGTCCCTGTCTGGCGGCGAACAGCAGATGTTAGCGATCGCCCGCGCGCTCGTCGGCGGCGCCGATCTCATCCTGCTCGACGAGCCGACCGAGGGGCTCGCGCCGTACATCGTTCAGGACGTGATGGACATCGTTCGCGAACTCAACGACCGGGGCATCACCGTCTTGCTCGTCGAGCAGAACGTCCACGTCTGCCTCGAGCTCGCGGACCGGAACTACGTCATCAACCAGGGCGAGATCGTCTACGAGGGGACCGCCGAGGATCTCGAGGCGAACGACGAGATCCTCGATCGGTATCTGGGCGTCACCGCGTAA
- a CDS encoding ABC transporter ATP-binding protein encodes MATEPIETDERVTDETILRTDELVKKFGQFTATDRVDLTVERGEFRSIIGPNGAGKTTLFNLVTGALPVTDGRIYFDGEDITTLSPAERVRRGIGRSFQISNIFGGLSVRENVRLAAQSIDRDRYGFVESLFKPTDRYKGMNDRTDRILERIGLSDVADEEANALAYGDKRRLEIGVVLATEPDLVLFDEPTAGMSVEETQETIELIEDVLVDQTLLLIEHDIELVMELSDRITVLNRGQILAEGTPDEIAANRDVQDAYLGGMME; translated from the coding sequence ATGGCTACGGAACCGATCGAAACGGACGAGCGAGTCACGGACGAGACGATCCTCCGAACGGACGAGTTGGTCAAGAAATTCGGGCAGTTCACCGCGACCGATCGCGTCGATCTGACGGTCGAACGCGGCGAGTTCCGCAGTATCATCGGCCCGAACGGCGCGGGAAAGACCACGCTGTTCAACCTCGTCACCGGCGCACTGCCAGTCACCGACGGGCGGATCTACTTCGACGGCGAGGACATCACGACGCTCTCGCCAGCGGAACGCGTCCGCCGCGGCATCGGCCGCTCGTTCCAGATCTCGAATATCTTCGGCGGACTCAGCGTCCGCGAGAACGTCAGGTTGGCGGCCCAGTCGATCGACCGCGATCGGTACGGGTTCGTCGAATCGCTGTTCAAACCGACCGACCGGTACAAGGGGATGAACGACCGGACCGACCGGATCCTCGAGCGCATCGGACTGAGCGACGTCGCCGACGAGGAGGCGAACGCGCTCGCGTACGGCGACAAGCGACGCCTCGAGATCGGCGTCGTCCTCGCGACCGAGCCCGACCTGGTGCTGTTCGACGAGCCGACCGCCGGCATGAGCGTCGAGGAGACCCAGGAGACGATCGAACTGATCGAAGACGTGCTGGTCGACCAGACGTTGCTGCTCATCGAACACGACATCGAACTCGTCATGGAACTCTCTGACCGCATCACCGTGTTGAATCGCGGGCAGATCCTCGCGGAGGGGACGCCCGACGAAATCGCCGCGAATCGGGACGTCCAGGACGCCTATCTCGGGGGGATGATGGAATGA